In Variovorax paradoxus, a single genomic region encodes these proteins:
- the gspD gene encoding type II secretion system secretin GspD, with protein MRRDRQGAAMRRWTLACCIGLACTTAGAATTAPVPTTAPAQAARAGKDDKVVLNFVDADITSVVSALARFLGRNFLFDPRVKGQITLVSEGEVPAATAYGMLSTALRMRGFAIVDVGEVSRVVPVADAKLQGGSVNTRNPGGGLATRTFRLNYENAEAMLPVLKPLIAAENSINAYPANNTLVVTDYIDNLERLARIIESIDTPTSLDAEVVKLRNGVAVDIAGLATELLEGSGEKGRRDIVVLADPRSNSVVIRSSSPGRTTLARELIAKLENAQSDPGNLHVVYLRNAQSVHLAGVLRGLLTGESPDASGTGSGSVRAALGAGGMLGGAGAANGTSGGAANASSANRGSTGGTGTGVSTMPSGGLRGVAGGASAGGTGTQAGTSGNSNGAAFSAGGVTVQADATTNTLIIAAPEPMYRSLRRVIDTLDQRRAQVLVESLIVEVTERDASELGIQWMAGGGNGRGVRAGTNFGGATLNPNARNTIEAMPRGLNIGIVDGTVNLPGVGEILNLKMLARALQAKDGANILSTPNILTLDNEAASIMVGKTVPFVSGQYITNGNSSTNPFQTIQREDIGLKLNIRPQISEGGTVKLDIYQEVSTIDTQASDISGIVTNKRALDTSILVDDGQIMVLGGLMEDSVANGTEAVPGLGALPVVGNLFRYDKRQRVKTNLMVFLRPYVIRDANAGRGLTLDRYNFMRAQQGRARPVPHGLLPDVGGPALPPADLPVSGRAPEVDLRPQNWEHTREQPPPPTTTASAVRQQPAEAAPPPPVLRSQLPRGVTVDSDPAVLYGGANDKVSVLQIADVTTEQDAVRIVKRVRISGIGAYIVGGPGGEGNLVRADVPRDPKAVDNALSVLRELGYRPELVVTP; from the coding sequence GTGAGACGAGATCGACAGGGCGCAGCGATGCGCCGATGGACCCTGGCGTGCTGCATCGGGCTTGCATGCACGACCGCTGGCGCGGCCACCACCGCACCAGTCCCCACCACGGCGCCGGCGCAGGCCGCGCGCGCCGGCAAGGACGACAAGGTGGTCCTCAACTTCGTCGACGCGGACATCACTTCGGTGGTCTCCGCGCTGGCCCGCTTCCTGGGCCGCAACTTCCTTTTCGATCCGCGCGTGAAGGGGCAGATCACGCTGGTTTCCGAAGGCGAGGTGCCGGCCGCCACCGCCTACGGCATGCTCTCGACCGCGCTGCGCATGCGCGGCTTCGCGATCGTCGACGTGGGCGAGGTGAGCCGCGTGGTGCCGGTGGCCGACGCCAAGCTGCAGGGTGGCTCGGTCAACACGCGCAACCCCGGCGGCGGGCTGGCCACGCGCACCTTCAGGCTGAACTACGAGAACGCCGAGGCGATGCTGCCGGTGCTCAAACCGCTGATCGCGGCCGAGAACAGCATCAACGCCTACCCGGCCAACAACACGCTGGTGGTGACGGACTACATCGACAATCTCGAGCGCCTGGCGCGCATCATCGAGAGCATCGACACGCCGACCTCGCTCGACGCCGAAGTCGTCAAGCTGCGCAACGGCGTGGCGGTGGACATCGCCGGGCTGGCGACAGAGCTGCTCGAGGGCAGCGGCGAGAAGGGGCGGCGCGACATCGTGGTGCTGGCCGACCCGCGCTCCAACAGCGTGGTGATCCGCTCGAGCAGCCCGGGGCGGACAACGCTGGCGCGCGAGCTGATCGCCAAGCTGGAGAACGCGCAGAGCGACCCTGGCAACCTGCATGTGGTGTACCTGCGCAATGCGCAGTCGGTGCACCTGGCGGGCGTGCTGCGCGGGCTGCTGACGGGCGAGTCGCCCGACGCTTCAGGCACGGGCAGCGGTTCGGTGCGCGCGGCATTGGGGGCGGGCGGGATGCTCGGCGGCGCGGGGGCGGCCAACGGCACCAGTGGCGGCGCGGCCAACGCGAGCTCGGCGAACCGCGGCTCGACAGGTGGCACAGGCACCGGCGTCAGCACCATGCCGAGCGGCGGTCTGCGCGGCGTCGCGGGCGGCGCGAGCGCTGGTGGCACGGGCACGCAGGCAGGCACTTCGGGCAACAGCAATGGCGCAGCTTTTTCCGCGGGCGGCGTCACGGTGCAGGCCGACGCCACCACCAACACGCTCATCATCGCCGCGCCTGAACCGATGTACCGAAGCCTGCGCCGCGTGATCGACACGCTCGACCAGCGGCGCGCGCAGGTGCTTGTGGAGAGCCTGATCGTCGAGGTGACGGAGCGCGATGCATCCGAGCTCGGCATCCAGTGGATGGCCGGCGGCGGCAACGGGCGCGGCGTGCGCGCGGGCACCAATTTCGGCGGCGCCACGCTCAACCCTAATGCACGCAACACCATCGAGGCGATGCCGCGCGGGCTCAACATCGGCATCGTCGACGGCACCGTCAACCTGCCGGGCGTGGGCGAGATCCTCAACCTCAAGATGCTGGCGCGCGCGCTGCAGGCGAAAGACGGCGCCAACATCCTCTCGACGCCCAACATTCTCACGCTGGACAACGAAGCCGCTTCGATCATGGTGGGCAAGACGGTGCCTTTCGTGAGCGGGCAGTACATCACCAACGGCAACAGCAGCACCAATCCGTTCCAGACCATCCAGCGCGAAGACATCGGGCTGAAGCTCAACATCAGGCCGCAGATCTCGGAAGGCGGCACGGTCAAGCTCGACATCTACCAGGAGGTGTCGACCATCGACACGCAGGCCTCGGACATCTCCGGCATCGTCACCAACAAGCGTGCGCTGGACACCAGCATCCTGGTGGACGACGGGCAGATCATGGTGCTGGGCGGGCTCATGGAAGACAGCGTGGCCAACGGCACCGAAGCCGTGCCGGGCCTGGGTGCGCTCCCCGTGGTGGGCAACCTGTTTCGCTACGACAAGCGCCAGCGCGTGAAGACCAACCTGATGGTGTTCCTGCGGCCCTATGTGATTCGCGATGCCAACGCGGGCCGGGGCCTCACGCTGGACCGCTACAACTTCATGCGCGCGCAGCAGGGCCGTGCGCGGCCGGTGCCGCATGGGCTGCTGCCCGATGTCGGCGGACCCGCGCTGCCACCGGCGGACCTGCCGGTTTCAGGGCGGGCGCCGGAGGTCGACCTTCGTCCGCAGAACTGGGAGCACACGCGCGAACAGCCTCCGCCGCCTACCACCACGGCCAGCGCGGTGCGCCAGCAACCGGCCGAAGCGGCACCGCCGCCGCCCGTGCTGCGCTCCCAGCTACCCAGGGGCGTGACCGTCGATTCCGACCCCGCCGTGCTGTACGGAGGCGCGAACGACAAGGTCAGCGTGCTGCAGATTGCCGACGTGACGACCGAGCAGGACGCGGTGCGCATCGTGAAGCGGGTGCGCATCAGCGGCATCGGTGCTTACATCGTCGGCGGGCCGGGCGGGGAGGGCAATCTGGTGCGCGCCGATGTGCCGCGCGACCCGAAAGCGGTCGACAACGCGCTGAGCGTGCTGCGCGAACTGGGCTACCGGCCCGAGCTGGTGGTGACGCCGTGA
- a CDS encoding substrate-binding domain-containing protein, translating to MSAKFKSVALSAVMMASLLAAGAASAQIAVGGGATLPEPLYKDLLPSGIGSTNYTYTGTGSGAGKSAFLNNNATAFKNESIVGTPNWTATQSVHFAGSDSALTAAERDAYKLAHIESSPGVPVTGAAAWGPLIQIPAVGAAVLIPYKSSATSAISSLDLPDAKMCAVFSKSAGGRTWGELLGTTDSTPIQVVYRNETSGTTELLARYLLAACPGSGFVFSNNFRTVVAGALPAGTPQPRLSTSAPDAATDAIWKFVDGNGGMAAEFGTAGRIGYLSPDSGYNPTNATKVATVNGFAPVASSIKTALASQVLPIGGASTDPLAWVPAYVKPPVSGTGAGYPIFGTTNLLVNQCYKDPAITTKVRNFLTRLYVPSPLVASHGFVALPDGTGSAGSNANWKSVIQSTFLTSTSTQAIGNTNVCNGIGRPVNN from the coding sequence ATGAGTGCAAAGTTCAAGTCGGTCGCCCTGTCGGCCGTGATGATGGCGAGCCTGCTGGCCGCCGGTGCCGCTTCCGCGCAGATCGCAGTCGGCGGCGGCGCCACGCTGCCCGAGCCGCTGTACAAGGACCTGCTGCCCAGCGGCATCGGCTCCACCAACTACACCTACACCGGCACCGGCAGCGGCGCTGGCAAGTCGGCGTTCCTCAACAACAACGCGACCGCCTTCAAGAATGAATCGATCGTCGGCACGCCGAACTGGACGGCCACGCAGTCGGTGCACTTTGCCGGCAGCGACTCCGCGCTGACCGCCGCCGAACGTGACGCCTACAAGCTCGCCCACATCGAATCGTCGCCCGGCGTTCCGGTGACGGGTGCCGCCGCCTGGGGCCCGCTGATCCAGATCCCGGCCGTCGGTGCCGCCGTGCTGATCCCCTACAAGAGCTCCGCCACCAGCGCCATCTCCAGCCTGGACCTGCCGGATGCCAAGATGTGCGCCGTCTTCTCCAAGTCCGCCGGTGGCCGCACCTGGGGCGAACTGCTCGGCACCACCGACAGCACGCCCATCCAGGTTGTCTACCGCAACGAAACCAGCGGCACCACCGAACTGCTGGCCCGCTACCTGCTCGCCGCATGCCCGGGCAGCGGCTTCGTCTTCTCCAACAACTTCCGCACCGTGGTTGCTGGCGCCCTGCCGGCTGGCACGCCGCAGCCCCGCCTGTCCACCTCCGCGCCTGACGCGGCGACCGACGCCATCTGGAAGTTCGTCGACGGCAACGGCGGCATGGCGGCCGAGTTCGGCACGGCCGGTCGCATCGGCTACCTGAGCCCGGATTCGGGCTACAACCCGACCAATGCCACGAAGGTCGCGACGGTCAACGGTTTCGCTCCGGTCGCTTCTTCGATCAAGACGGCGCTCGCCAGCCAGGTGCTGCCTATCGGTGGCGCATCGACCGACCCGCTCGCCTGGGTCCCGGCCTATGTGAAGCCGCCCGTCAGCGGCACCGGTGCCGGTTACCCGATCTTCGGCACCACCAACCTGCTGGTGAACCAGTGCTACAAGGATCCGGCCATCACCACGAAGGTCCGCAACTTCCTGACCCGCCTGTACGTGCCGAGCCCGCTGGTTGCTTCGCATGGCTTCGTTGCGCTGCCCGACGGCACCGGATCTGCCGGTTCCAACGCCAACTGGAAATCGGTCATCCAGAGCACCTTCCTGACCTCGACCAGCACCCAGGCTATCGGCAACACGAACGTCTGCAACGGCATCGGCCGTCCGGTGAACAACTGA
- the gspL gene encoding type II secretion system protein GspL: MKADALRLMLPPWPGDGAADAQVRFGYRQPDGTWHDGGMRALEGLAQKFAAKRIEVCLHPSDVPMAVFTLPPLSGARLRAAVRGAIEPCALQPLENLVTGFGPRAADGTVPAAWISRSVMDGWLALLRRHGLPVRELHLPCAFLPYSTEVSVGFHVDRWLVVRTGKSQGFAQWLPEGAGDLPGDMQWLGDDEADKRWSGEGWGWSLSGGESAAGGMGSAVVGPAVAWGALALAVWLTGLNVYANQLAAQGQGLKRQMAARVKAAFPDIPVVVNPVQQAKQQKDALAAGTVPSVSGDAAGLLRGATALLAQGPAGQVQGLRYTAGELHIRWRDGGAPGAEERRGLQTRATEQGLSATVDTDGLHLTVAAGTAEDAPARKATP, encoded by the coding sequence GTGAAAGCGGATGCGCTGCGCCTGATGCTGCCGCCGTGGCCGGGCGATGGCGCGGCCGACGCGCAGGTGCGCTTCGGCTACCGGCAGCCCGATGGCACCTGGCACGACGGCGGTATGCGGGCACTGGAAGGTCTCGCGCAGAAATTCGCTGCAAAACGGATCGAGGTATGCCTGCATCCGAGCGATGTGCCGATGGCCGTGTTCACGCTGCCGCCGTTGTCGGGTGCGCGCTTGCGTGCGGCCGTGCGTGGCGCCATCGAGCCTTGCGCGCTGCAGCCTCTAGAAAACCTGGTGACCGGTTTCGGGCCGCGTGCGGCGGACGGCACCGTGCCTGCCGCGTGGATCTCGCGCAGCGTGATGGACGGATGGCTCGCGCTGCTGCGCAGGCATGGCTTGCCGGTGCGCGAGCTGCATCTTCCGTGCGCGTTCCTGCCGTATTCGACAGAAGTTAGCGTGGGGTTTCATGTCGACCGATGGCTGGTCGTTCGTACGGGCAAGAGTCAGGGCTTCGCGCAGTGGTTGCCCGAAGGCGCGGGCGACCTGCCGGGCGATATGCAGTGGCTCGGCGACGACGAGGCTGATAAGCGCTGGTCCGGCGAGGGCTGGGGTTGGTCGCTGTCCGGTGGCGAATCGGCTGCGGGCGGCATGGGCTCCGCGGTGGTCGGGCCTGCGGTCGCTTGGGGCGCCCTGGCTTTGGCGGTGTGGCTGACCGGCCTCAATGTGTACGCGAACCAGCTGGCGGCACAAGGCCAGGGCTTGAAGCGGCAGATGGCCGCACGCGTGAAGGCCGCATTTCCGGACATACCGGTCGTGGTCAACCCGGTGCAGCAGGCGAAGCAGCAGAAAGACGCGCTCGCGGCCGGCACCGTGCCTTCGGTCAGCGGCGATGCGGCGGGCCTTCTGCGCGGGGCCACGGCGCTGCTGGCGCAGGGCCCGGCCGGCCAGGTTCAGGGCCTGCGCTACACCGCCGGAGAACTGCACATCCGGTGGCGCGACGGCGGTGCGCCGGGCGCCGAGGAGCGTCGCGGATTGCAGACCCGTGCCACGGAGCAGGGGCTGTCCGCGACCGTCGATACGGACGGGCTGCACCTGACCGTTGCCGCTGGTACTGCCGAAGACGCTCCAGCCAGGAAGGCCACACCATGA
- the gspM gene encoding type II secretion system protein GspM yields MKPGPTMQWLREGRARWQALPPRDRLAASAAAIVLVLAVLWLFAAKPALETMARWQRDLPRLQAQSRELDEVLSGMPAARATQGATASEPPQAGLDRAGLQGAYRIELIVADAPPGAGKAPPAKAWRIAFEQPAPAAKVFPWLLAVSARADLEVTGVVLDRKDGTDGNDPQASVRGVVDLQSTQLYKDGP; encoded by the coding sequence ATGAAGCCCGGGCCGACCATGCAGTGGCTGCGCGAAGGCAGGGCACGCTGGCAGGCGCTGCCGCCACGCGACCGCCTTGCGGCAAGCGCCGCCGCCATCGTGCTGGTGCTGGCCGTGCTGTGGCTCTTCGCCGCCAAACCCGCGCTGGAAACCATGGCCCGCTGGCAGCGCGACCTGCCCAGGCTGCAGGCGCAGTCGCGCGAACTCGACGAGGTGCTGTCGGGCATGCCCGCGGCGCGTGCGACCCAAGGCGCGACCGCCAGCGAGCCGCCCCAGGCCGGACTGGATCGCGCGGGCCTGCAAGGCGCCTACCGCATCGAACTGATCGTGGCCGATGCGCCGCCAGGCGCCGGCAAGGCACCGCCCGCAAAGGCCTGGCGCATCGCTTTCGAGCAACCCGCGCCGGCCGCAAAAGTCTTCCCCTGGCTGCTGGCGGTTTCCGCCCGCGCCGATCTGGAGGTGACCGGTGTCGTGCTCGACCGCAAGGACGGCACCGATGGCAACGACCCGCAAGCCAGCGTGCGCGGCGTGGTGGACCTGCAGTCCACCCAACTCTACAAGGACGGCCCGTGA
- the gspE gene encoding type II secretion system ATPase GspE, giving the protein MNAALPHAWARSHRIAVRQEGDARCMVVCERTPGWAVVEARLLLGELPLKQIASPEMDALLGATYAETGDAASVVGAVEQQVDLDRLMQDIPAVTDLLDAQDDAPVIRMINALLAQAARDGASDIHLESFETHSVVRYRVDGTLRDVVAPRKALHAALISRIKIMSQLDIAEKRLPQDGRITLRVGGRPIDVRVSTVPTAHGERAVLRLLEKDAGRLRLERLGMAPDTLAELTRLVRQPHGIVLVTGPTGSGKTTTLYAALGQLDLSTSNILTVEDPVEYDLPGIGQIPVHGKIGMTFGAALRAALRQDPDNIMIGEIRDLETAQIAVQSSLTGHGVLASLHTNDAVSAVTRMTDMGIEPFLLSSSLLGVLAQRLVRCLCPACKAPQTRPDGSVVYGPVGCAACGHSGFKGRTGIHELFVVHDDVRRLIHEGGDEQAMRAAAAKRGMRSMREDGQRWVREGITTAEEILRVTRDA; this is encoded by the coding sequence GTGAACGCGGCGTTGCCGCATGCCTGGGCGCGCAGCCATCGCATCGCGGTGCGGCAGGAGGGCGATGCGCGATGCATGGTGGTGTGCGAGCGCACGCCGGGCTGGGCCGTGGTCGAGGCACGCTTGCTGCTGGGCGAGCTGCCGCTGAAGCAGATTGCGTCGCCCGAGATGGATGCGCTGCTCGGCGCCACCTACGCGGAGACCGGCGACGCGGCATCGGTGGTGGGCGCGGTGGAGCAGCAGGTCGACCTCGACCGCCTGATGCAGGACATTCCGGCCGTCACCGACCTGCTCGACGCGCAGGACGATGCGCCCGTCATCCGCATGATCAATGCCTTGCTCGCACAGGCCGCGCGCGACGGCGCGAGCGACATCCACCTCGAGTCCTTCGAGACGCATTCGGTGGTGCGCTATCGCGTCGACGGCACGCTGCGCGACGTGGTGGCCCCACGCAAGGCGCTGCATGCGGCGCTGATCTCGCGCATCAAGATCATGTCGCAGCTCGACATCGCGGAGAAGCGCCTGCCGCAGGACGGGCGCATCACCCTGCGCGTGGGCGGCCGACCGATCGACGTACGCGTGTCCACCGTGCCGACCGCGCACGGCGAGCGCGCCGTGCTGCGGCTGCTCGAGAAGGATGCGGGCCGGCTGCGCCTGGAAAGGCTGGGCATGGCACCCGACACGCTGGCCGAACTCACGCGCCTCGTGCGGCAACCGCACGGCATCGTGCTGGTCACCGGCCCGACCGGCAGCGGCAAGACCACCACGCTTTATGCGGCACTGGGTCAGCTCGATCTGAGCACCAGCAACATCCTCACGGTGGAAGACCCGGTGGAATACGACCTGCCGGGCATCGGCCAGATACCGGTGCACGGCAAGATCGGCATGACCTTCGGCGCGGCCCTGCGCGCGGCGCTGCGGCAGGACCCCGACAACATCATGATCGGCGAGATCCGCGACCTGGAGACCGCGCAGATCGCGGTGCAGTCGTCGCTTACCGGGCACGGTGTGCTGGCGTCGCTGCATACCAACGACGCAGTGTCCGCCGTCACGCGCATGACCGACATGGGCATCGAGCCTTTCCTGCTGTCGTCGTCGCTGCTGGGCGTGCTGGCGCAGCGGCTGGTGCGCTGCCTGTGCCCGGCGTGCAAGGCGCCGCAGACACGGCCCGACGGCAGCGTTGTCTACGGGCCCGTGGGTTGCGCGGCCTGCGGCCATTCGGGCTTCAAGGGGCGCACGGGCATCCACGAACTCTTCGTGGTGCACGACGACGTGCGGCGGCTCATTCACGAAGGCGGCGACGAGCAGGCGATGCGCGCCGCGGCGGCGAAGCGCGGCATGCGCTCGATGCGCGAAGACGGCCAGCGCTGGGTGCGCGAGGGCATCACCACCGCCGAGGAGATCCTGCGCGTGACGCGCGACGCCTGA
- a CDS encoding STN domain-containing protein → MSFTVRTANAQQAEPASATALPVRMEFDIAAQRLGDAIAAYSKATGLDILIDGGQAQRLSGTVRGTFTAMEALEAMLAGTGLEARPASATSVVIRASRGAGGTALPPSAVAEGMEESGFKEGEVLHQSYAAQVQQALNGTLCASTQTRPGSYRLAMQLHVDARGVVDRFRLLSTTGVSDRDAAIQIRLRGLSVGSPPPPSLPQPLVILMLPEGPGAWSDCESANADTNRRTQ, encoded by the coding sequence ATGTCGTTCACCGTGCGCACGGCGAACGCGCAGCAAGCGGAGCCGGCATCGGCGACAGCGCTCCCGGTGCGCATGGAATTCGATATCGCGGCACAGCGCCTGGGCGATGCCATCGCCGCCTACAGCAAGGCGACGGGGCTGGACATATTGATCGACGGTGGTCAGGCGCAACGCCTTTCGGGAACGGTGCGCGGCACGTTCACCGCCATGGAGGCTCTGGAGGCCATGCTGGCCGGCACGGGATTGGAGGCGCGCCCTGCGAGCGCGACGTCGGTGGTGATCCGTGCATCGCGCGGGGCAGGCGGCACTGCGTTGCCGCCGTCGGCCGTTGCGGAGGGCATGGAGGAATCGGGATTCAAAGAGGGGGAAGTCTTGCATCAGTCCTACGCCGCCCAGGTCCAGCAGGCCTTGAACGGCACCTTGTGCGCCTCGACGCAGACGCGTCCGGGAAGCTACCGGCTCGCGATGCAGCTGCACGTGGATGCGCGCGGCGTGGTGGACCGCTTTCGCCTCTTGAGCACCACGGGCGTCTCCGATCGCGATGCAGCCATACAGATACGGCTGCGCGGCCTGTCCGTCGGAAGTCCTCCGCCACCTTCGCTTCCCCAGCCGCTGGTCATCCTGATGCTGCCGGAGGGGCCGGGCGCGTGGTCCGATTGCGAGTCGGCGAACGCCGACACGAACAGGCGCACGCAATGA
- the gspF gene encoding type II secretion system inner membrane protein GspF: MARFEYEAASASGELQRGTTEGESARSVRAQLRDRGLTPLDIREKAAGGGALSWLSPRLGAADLCWATRELASLLGARLTLEAALVATIEQAERKHVAESLSAVCDSVRAGMRLADALGERPRDFPQIYRALVSAGEDSGDLARVMERLADYLENRDNLRGKVLTAFIYPAIVGFVSLCIVVFLLGYVVPQVIGAFAQARQELPTITRVMLAASAFVREWGWLTAGVVVAAWVAARALLRDAAHKLKWHGLILRMPMVGRFALGVDTARFASTLSILMDAGVPLLRALEAARQTLVNEWLKRCVLEATGRVKEGTPLAAALKAQKIFPSNLVHLVASGEKTGALAAMFERAALNLSRDLERRAMRLTTLLEPLMILAMGGVVMAIVLAVLMPIMEINQMVR, from the coding sequence ATGGCACGCTTCGAATACGAGGCCGCGAGCGCCAGCGGCGAGCTTCAGCGCGGCACCACCGAGGGCGAGTCCGCGCGATCGGTGCGCGCGCAGCTGCGAGACCGCGGCCTCACGCCGCTCGACATCCGCGAGAAGGCTGCGGGCGGTGGTGCATTGTCGTGGCTCAGCCCGCGCCTGGGCGCGGCCGACCTGTGCTGGGCCACGCGCGAACTCGCGAGCCTGCTGGGCGCGCGGCTCACGCTGGAGGCCGCGCTGGTCGCCACCATCGAGCAGGCCGAGCGCAAGCATGTCGCCGAGTCGTTGAGCGCCGTGTGCGACAGCGTGCGCGCCGGCATGCGGCTGGCCGACGCGCTGGGCGAGCGGCCGCGCGACTTTCCGCAGATCTATCGCGCGCTCGTCAGTGCGGGCGAGGATTCGGGCGATCTCGCGCGCGTGATGGAGCGGCTGGCCGACTACCTGGAGAACCGCGACAACCTGCGCGGCAAGGTACTCACCGCGTTCATCTATCCGGCCATCGTCGGCTTCGTGTCACTGTGCATCGTCGTGTTCCTGCTGGGGTACGTGGTGCCGCAGGTGATCGGCGCCTTCGCGCAGGCACGGCAGGAACTGCCGACGATCACCCGCGTGATGCTCGCCGCGAGCGCCTTCGTGCGCGAATGGGGCTGGCTCACCGCGGGCGTCGTCGTCGCTGCATGGGTGGCCGCGCGTGCATTGCTGCGCGATGCGGCGCACAAGCTGAAGTGGCACGGGCTCATCCTGCGCATGCCCATGGTCGGGCGCTTTGCGCTCGGCGTGGACACCGCGCGCTTCGCATCGACGCTGTCGATCCTCATGGATGCCGGCGTGCCCTTGCTGCGCGCGCTGGAGGCCGCGCGGCAGACGCTGGTGAACGAATGGCTCAAGCGCTGCGTGCTCGAAGCCACCGGCCGCGTGAAGGAGGGCACGCCGCTCGCGGCGGCGCTCAAGGCGCAAAAGATTTTTCCGTCGAACCTCGTGCACCTCGTGGCCAGTGGCGAGAAGACGGGTGCGCTCGCGGCCATGTTCGAGCGCGCCGCGCTAAACCTTTCGCGTGACCTCGAGCGCCGCGCGATGCGCCTCACCACACTGCTGGAACCCTTGATGATCCTTGCGATGGGCGGTGTCGTGATGGCCATCGTGCTCGCGGTGCTGATGCCCATCATGGAGATCAACCAGATGGTCCGCTGA
- a CDS encoding FecR family protein, with the protein MSFSDSESLLQRQAEAWWVRLHSGRATRADADAFREWVTHSTAHAQAWREVMRTWSALDPLLAEEAARQASRAGTLSLRGLSAALGLHSPGRRAFLGGAVAASVTAGVMALDPPLGLWPSVGDLTADYRTATGEQRQVALARGISVRMNTQTLINRIGADASPRGLVLVAGEAEIAANGASDFLVETGGGRLVARSARFNIRHTGPQVCVTCLDGRLTVSVNGEQRALEAGRQVTFDRAGLQEVVRADEASVSTWRTGVLSFDRMPLAEVIDEINRYRPGKVFLRNEELGRTPVRMQLNLRSIDNALVMIRELYGARMRSLPGGIVVLS; encoded by the coding sequence ATGTCTTTTTCCGATTCCGAATCCCTGCTGCAACGCCAGGCCGAAGCCTGGTGGGTGCGCCTGCATTCGGGCCGGGCCACCCGCGCCGACGCCGATGCGTTCCGCGAATGGGTGACTCACAGCACGGCGCATGCACAGGCCTGGCGCGAGGTGATGCGGACATGGTCCGCGCTCGATCCATTGCTGGCCGAAGAGGCCGCGCGCCAGGCGTCGCGCGCCGGCACGCTCTCGCTGCGGGGGCTTTCCGCCGCCTTGGGCCTGCATTCGCCGGGGCGCAGGGCATTCCTTGGTGGCGCGGTCGCGGCCTCGGTGACCGCCGGCGTGATGGCGCTCGATCCGCCGCTTGGCTTGTGGCCTTCAGTCGGAGACCTCACGGCGGACTACCGCACCGCCACCGGCGAGCAGCGCCAGGTGGCGCTGGCGCGGGGCATCAGCGTGCGCATGAATACGCAGACGCTCATCAACCGTATCGGCGCCGACGCGAGCCCGCGCGGCCTGGTGCTGGTAGCCGGAGAGGCTGAGATCGCCGCGAACGGCGCGAGCGACTTCCTCGTGGAAACGGGCGGGGGGCGCCTCGTGGCGCGCAGCGCGCGCTTCAACATCCGGCACACCGGTCCGCAGGTCTGCGTGACCTGCCTCGACGGCCGCCTGACGGTATCCGTGAACGGCGAGCAGCGCGCGCTCGAGGCGGGCCGGCAGGTGACCTTCGACAGGGCCGGCCTGCAGGAGGTCGTGCGCGCGGACGAGGCCAGCGTGAGCACATGGCGAACCGGCGTCCTGTCCTTCGACCGCATGCCGTTGGCGGAGGTGATCGACGAGATCAACCGCTACCGGCCCGGCAAGGTCTTCCTGCGCAACGAGGAATTGGGCCGCACGCCGGTGAGGATGCAGCTGAACCTGCGCAGCATCGACAACGCCCTCGTGATGATTCGCGAACTCTACGGTGCGCGCATGCGCAGTCTGCCGGGCGGCATCGTGGTGCTGAGCTGA
- a CDS encoding RNA polymerase sigma factor, with the protein MNEGMSSTLRARMVARYVELRSKLERIVGSRDDAADAMQETWLRLSTTSSSTSDGGTVNNADAYLLRMAANIATDQYRQNNVLLVHGEIDELMHIVDEVSDPERIASARSDVQALSQVLGRMPRRRREILVAARVEGQLNDEIARRFDVSLSTVEKELRAALEFCKQHLPDVEAAQRGRFAGPRKY; encoded by the coding sequence ATGAACGAAGGCATGTCCTCCACGCTGCGAGCGCGCATGGTGGCACGCTATGTCGAACTGCGCAGCAAGCTCGAACGCATCGTCGGCTCGCGCGACGACGCCGCGGATGCGATGCAGGAAACATGGTTGCGGCTTTCCACGACGAGTTCCAGCACGAGCGATGGGGGCACGGTGAACAACGCCGACGCCTACCTGCTGCGCATGGCCGCGAACATAGCGACCGACCAGTACCGGCAAAACAATGTGCTCCTGGTGCACGGTGAGATCGATGAGCTGATGCACATCGTCGACGAGGTGAGCGACCCCGAACGCATCGCAAGCGCGCGCAGCGACGTTCAGGCCCTGAGCCAGGTGCTCGGGCGCATGCCGCGGCGACGCCGCGAGATCCTGGTCGCGGCGCGGGTGGAGGGCCAGCTCAACGACGAGATCGCCCGGCGCTTCGACGTCTCGCTGAGCACGGTCGAAAAAGAGTTGCGCGCGGCGCTCGAGTTCTGCAAGCAACACTTGCCTGACGTGGAGGCCGCACAGCGCGGCCGTTTTGCCGGTCCGAGAAAATACTGA